A single genomic interval of Centropristis striata isolate RG_2023a ecotype Rhode Island chromosome 8, C.striata_1.0, whole genome shotgun sequence harbors:
- the LOC131976753 gene encoding C-C chemokine receptor type 1-like — MDNDGGNATTTQYDYSSYYYEDLLPNDAPCSNKDLRNFGMVFLPTIYSLVFVLGFIGNGLVVCVLLKHRNQTNLTDICLFNLAVADLLFVFTLPFYSHYLVVGQWTFGDFMCRFVSGSHTTGFFSSTFFMVAMTLDRYMVILHTRAVARYRTPMAAITLSVIVWMLSLCVSLPTLIFTKVTNESSGQACGYVPENKAWLLYNMFSINIFGLLIPLLVMICCYSMIIPVLMKLRSAKKHRVVKMIICIVVAFFLFWTPYNISLFLIFLKSEGKLESNCSMEHNLKLSATVTETIAYTHCCLNPIIYAFVGHKFKKRALQLLRKWVPLIHFTRDFSDSSYRKSSVSSRSSDVTSNFIM; from the exons ATGGACA ATGATGGGGGAAATGCCACCACCACACAATATGATTATTCATCATATTATTATGAGGATCTTCTTCCAAACGACGCTCCTTGCAGCAACAAGGATTTGAGGAATTTTGGCATGGTGTTTCTGCCAACTATCTACAGTTTGGTTTTTGTCCTTGGCTTCatag GCAATGGCCTAGTGGTTTGTGTCCTGCTAAAGCACCGCAACCAGACCAACTTGACAGACATCTGCCTCTTCAACCTGGCTGTCGCCGACCTCCTCTTCGTCTTCACGCTGCCTTTCTACTCCCACTATTTAGTGGTCGGTCAGTGGACTTTCGGAGACTTTATGTGTCGCTTCGTCTCTGGCTCCCACACCACCGGGTTCTTCAGCAGCACCTTCTTCATGGTTGCCATGACGCTGGACCGCTACATGGTCATCTTACATACTCGTGCAGTGGCACGATATCGCACTCCGATGGCAGCCATCACTCTGTCTGTGATCGTTTGGATGCTGAGcttgtgtgtctctctgccGACTCTTATCTTCACAAAGGTGACAAATGAGTCTTCCGGGCAGGCTTGTGGCTACGTCCCAGAAAACAAGGCCTGGCTGCTTTACAACATGTTCTCCATCAATATATTTGGCCTTTTGATCCCCTTGTTGGTAATGATATGCTGCTACTCCATGATCATCCCCGTATTGATGAAACTGAGGAGTGCGAAGAAGCACCGCGTGGTTAAGATGATCATCTGTATAGTGGTTGCCTTTTTCCTATTCTGGACCCCATATAACATTTCACTTTTCTTGATATTTCTGAAATCTGAGGGTAAATTGGAGTCCAACTGCAGCATGGAACACAATTTAAAGCTCTCAGCAACAGTGACTGAGACTATTGCTTACACTCACTGCTGCCTGAACCCCATCATATACGCCTTTGTGGGACACAAGTTTAAGAAACGGGCCTTGCAGCTGTTGAGGAAATGGGTGCCTCTGATTCACTTCACCAGAGATTTCTCAGATAGCTCGTACAGGAAAAGCTCAGTTTCATCCAGGTCCTCTGATGTCACCTCAAATTTCATCATGTAA
- the LOC131976754 gene encoding C-C chemokine receptor type 1-like: MDNDGGNATTTQFYDYSSYYDEDLLPNVAPCSNKDLRNFGMVFLPTIYSLVFVLGFIGNGLVVCVLLKHRNQTNLTDICLFNLAVADLLFVFTLPFYSHYLVVDQWTFGDFMCRFVSGSHTTGFFSSTFFMVAMTLDRYMVILHTRAVARYRTPMAAITLSVIVWMLSLCVSLPTLIFTKVTNESSGQACGYVPENKAWLLYNMFSINILGLLIPLLVMICCYSMIIPVLMKLRSAKKHRVVKMIICIVVAFFLFWTPYNISLFLIFLKSEGKLESNCSMEHNLKLSATVTETIAYTHCCLNPIIYAFVGHKFKKRALQLLRKWVPLIHFTRDFSDSSYRKSSVTSRSSDVTSNFIM, encoded by the exons ATGGACA ATGATGGGGGAAATGCCACCACCACACAGTTCTATGATTATTCATCATATTATGATGAGGATCTTCTTCCAAACGTCGCTCCTTGCAGCAACAAGGATTTGAGGAATTTTGGCATGGTGTTTCTGCCAACTATCTACAGTTTGGTTTTTGTCCTTGGCTTCatag GCAATGGCCTAGTGGTTTGTGTCCTGCTAAAGCACCGCAACCAGACCAACTTGACAGACATCTGCCTCTTCAACCTGGCTGTCGCCGACCTCCTCTTCGTCTTCACGCTGCCTTTCTACTCCCACTATTTAGTGGTCGATCAGTGGACTTTCGGAGACTTTATGTGTCGCTTCGTCTCTGGCTCCCACACCACCGGGTTCTTCAGCAGCACCTTCTTCATGGTTGCCATGACGCTGGACCGCTACATGGTCATCTTACATACTCGTGCAGTGGCACGATATCGCACTCCGATGGCAGCCATCACTCTGTCTGTGATCGTTTGGATGCTGAGcttgtgtgtctctctgccGACTCTTATCTTCACAAAGGTGACAAATGAGTCTTCCGGGCAGGCTTGTGGCTACGTCCCAGAAAACAAGGCCTGGCTGCTTTACAACATGTTCTCCATCAATATATTGGGCCTTTTGATCCCCTTGTTGGTAATGATATGCTGCTACTCCATGATCATCCCCGTATTGATGAAACTGAGGAGTGCGAAGAAGCACCGCGTGGTTAAGATGATCATCTGTATAGTGGTTGCCTTTTTCCTATTCTGGACCCCATATAACATTTCACTTTTCTTGATATTTCTGAAATCTGAGGGTAAATTGGAGTCCAACTGCAGCATGGAACACAATTTAAAGCTCTCAGCAACAGTGACTGAGACTATTGCTTACACTCACTGCTGCCTGAACCCCATCATATACGCCTTTGTGGGACACAAGTTTAAGAAACGGGCCTTGCAGCTGTTGAGGAAATGGGTGCCTCTGATTCACTTCACCAGAGATTTCTCAGATAGCTCGTACAGGAAAAGCTCAGTTACATCCAGGTCCTCTGATGTCACCTCAAATTTCATCATGTAA
- the LOC131976756 gene encoding C-C chemokine receptor type 1-like — protein MDNDGGNANTTQFYDYSSYYYEDLLPNFAPCSNKDLRNFGMVFLPTIYSLVFVLGFIGNGLVVCVLLKHRNQTNLTDICLFNLAVADLLFVFTLPFYSHYLVVDQWTFGDFMCRFVSGSHTTGFFSSTFFMVAMTLDRYMVILHTRAVARYRTPMAAITLSVIVWMLSLCVSLPTLIFTKVTNESSGQACGYVPENKAWLLYNMFSVNILGLLIPLLVMICCYSMIIPVMMKLRSGKKHRVVKMIICIVVAFFLFWTPYNISLFLIFLKSEGKLQSSCSMEQNLKLSATVTETIAYTHCCLNPIIYGFMGHKFRKRALQLLRKLVPLIHFTSYFSDSTYRESSVTSRSSDVTSNFIM, from the exons ATGGACA ATGATGGGGGAAATGCCAACACCACACAGTTCTATGATTATTCATCATATTATTATGAGGATCTTCTTCCAAACTTCGCTCCTTGCAGCAACAAGGATTTGAGGAATTTTGGCATGGTGTTTCTGCCAACTATCTACAGTTTGGTTTTTGTCCTTGGCTTCatag GCAATGGCCTAGTGGTTTGTGTCCTGCTAAAGCACCGCAACCAGACCAACTTGACAGACATCTGCCTCTTCAACCTGGCTGTCGCCGACCTCCTCTTCGTCTTCACGCTGCCTTTCTACTCCCACTATTTAGTGGTCGATCAGTGGACTTTCGGAGACTTTATGTGTCGCTTCGTCTCTGGCTCCCACACCACCGGGTTCTTCAGCAGCACCTTCTTCATGGTTGCCATGACGCTGGACCGCTACATGGTCATCTTACATACTCGTGCAGTGGCACGATATCGCACTCCGATGGCAGCCATCACTCTGTCTGTGATCGTTTGGATGCTGAGcttgtgtgtctctctgccGACTCTTATCTTCACAAAGGTGACAAATGAGTCTTCCGGGCAGGCTTGTGGCTACGTCCCAGAAAACAAGGCCTGGCTGCTTTACAACATGTTCTCCGTCAATATATTGGGCCTTTTGATACCCTTGTTGGTAATGATATGCTGCTACTCCATGATCATCCCCGTAATGATGAAACtgaggagtgggaagaagcacCGCGTGGTTAAGATGATCATCTGTATAGTGGTTGCCTTTTTCCTATTCTGGACCCCATATAACATTTCACTTTTCTTGATATTTCTGAAATCTGAGGGTAAATTGCAGTCCAGCTGCAGCATGGAACAAAATTTAAAGCTCTCAGCAACAGTGACTGAGACTATTGCTTACACTCACTGCTGCCTGAACCCCATCATATATGGCTTTATGGGACACAAGTTTAGGAAACGGGCCTTGCAGCTGTTGAGGAAATTGGTGCCTCTGATTCACTTCACCAGTTATTTCTCAGATAGCACATACAGGGAAAGCTCAGTTACATCCAGGTCCTCTGATGTCACCTCAAATTTCATCATGTAA